In Polypterus senegalus isolate Bchr_013 chromosome 12, ASM1683550v1, whole genome shotgun sequence, the following are encoded in one genomic region:
- the wu:fi75a02 gene encoding uncharacterized protein wu:fi75a02 isoform X3 gives MEPQLSQLESVLDVNNTQFSLIEEKGLEAPVDLELKSVSVPSNDSVKNCSCKAVSSCSNTLICGPCSSNFANDGTSQTPENLTVKNESTQSFSSNEILEEIKTITDPTDAPKTGNEMSSDLVNCCVSLCPGEAAVQLSTDSLHPTIIEPSPDVKSFQADTLSSTYGQTSADDSCSAVVKDAVDSDNSDLSGQVCLHSNQVHQDQDFSFPLIQHAGILCGEVPGSSNLPFNSNLAAETERLDLSAPLSSDGSTAQEVESSSERLDLKDAESLRLDHTYCLQCNLNIRVPSDTSVPVGLSGTFCPLQSDQHGRPLEPALPSGEHSMVCSASTFESSRQMDEEEMTTFSCAADNLSKLQEESTDLALPGPSLLSEEVIFEEMCEVPLESCQEVVYLEEGNLLNSTQLSCQADGTPFQQPTEMETCFTCESEFSDESSDGLAVDNLGSAEMEEQEMLEVLIQNEMNEDVCVVISEDGELYKELLSFCKETPHQDTSVKEEVDQFTLDCDPSQDLQYSQEMDQELLPSFDTASLFEHSSDTSRKVESILEHKLPFQHEHPDGSVNSEEEICQTFADSECDRLVMPVQNACSLEEPIILSPTMEKSSASTEDKMDIVLGDKGYVGSVNCSMEQLTVSGVAFEHLKMGVEEVEKHTVVEENHQSSEVCSVSCSEREAALRGAELVQDLVFSDGICQAVPDDASSSNSVVPSRESVQQHSGCLERSAAFLESVSETPASGHNLSDDPRLAEATLCESGTALPQTFPDTHLKLPCKMDCGSMPKYCPSVFDPLQNARFFSPLKHPKLLPPSTGDVKHKQTRGQIRKKCPVELRVQPKRRCKAGMQAVDPLKDLQRLNNVKTAGFTRGPFENLPQLYPSKTKSTFKARTVFNAKPSMSLEQTVSSFQNTGSISQLTCLTVFSKQRCRTLKEPLLMRLSKVASSLVPVDGPKHVARLCRWSSKAAPYKGVRSLNCRAADLLPCSSKELQQYWDNQFCQVTPFLRRSSRSLKMRHSLVSNTSDFSQMSLSKPGLWKPAGAFTTPVFPFSLHFKVECLSSLLSFEAVPLQEKSLMLKDGTSRSPSLSSSSEWTISVLIPDINAVFCSGDVPASKRTLSPVSFTYVESSEVEKEKLSCVIPTRTQWTSNSPFSRFGLHTILALFSPACYRIWTRQRCVGSQQLALQKHSFPRFEERTRAFAPRAHSHQSPVLPLRSALARIIAAWSSRPLRSSPAESSIVISLDPDYSYASLSPEMFGAKMQREVLPAKCGFTSLVQNVDSTYQSESCLTQLLPLPDPLATSIFALPGKTDKLTLPSALPATSNLPFLCIECSTTDPQDCISAVFPTPVAVSDLESCACEQQEEERPLDKTLGNQGGQKTRVSQIRIRRAIPKPDNSLTPMGLPKPKRLKKKEFSLEEIYTNKNYKSPPSNRSLETIFEEPKEKNGILVCIGQQKRKRVLDFQDFTVPRKRRNRAGVKLKMNRTRGRKASSQGDAELDLLLIEKLGELEHYLAKEGVEI, from the exons ATGGAGCCACAGCTGTCACAACTGGAATCTGTTTTGGATGTAAATAACACACAGTTTAGCCTCATTGAAGAGAAAGGCCTGGAAGCACCTGTAGACTTGGAACTAAAAAGTGTATCCGTTCCTTCAAATGACAGTGTTAAAAACTGTTCCTGTAAGGCTGTTTCAAGTTGCTCCAACACTTTAATTTGCGGGCCTTGTAGTTCCAACTTTGCAAATGATGGCACCAGTCAAACTCCTGAAAATCTGACTGTTAAAAATGAAAGTACACAGTCATTCTCAAGTAATGAAATATTGGAGGAAATAAAAACCATTACAGACCCCACAGATGCACCCAAAACGGGTAATGAGATGTCGAGTGATCTGGTCAATTGCTGTGTATCCTTATGCCCTGGAGAGGCAGCGGTACAGTTGAGCACTGATAGTTTGCATCCCACGATCATTGAACCTTCTCCGGATGTGAAGTCCTTTCAAGCTGATACCTTAAGTAGCACCTATGGACAAACATCAGCTGATGATAGCTGTTCAGCTGTGGTAAAAGACGCTGTAGACTCTGACAACAGTGATCTTTCGGGACAAGTATGTCTTCACAGTAATCAAGTCCACCAGGATCAAGATTTCTCTTTTCCTTTGATTCAGCATGCAGGCATTTTATGTGGTGAGGTTCCAGGGTCTTCTAATCTGCCCTTCAATTCCAATTTGGCTGCAGAGACTGAAAGGTTGGACTTAAGTGCACCTCTGAGTTCTGATGGTAGCACAGCACAGGAGGTAGAAAGCTCTTCAGAAAGGCTTgatttgaaagatgctgagagcTTGCGCCTTGACCATACTTACTGTTTACAATGCAATTTAAATATTAGGGTGCCTTCGGATACAAGTGTTCCAGTGGGCTTGTCAGGTACATTTTGTCCTCTTCAGTCAGATCAGCATGGCAGACCTCTGGAGCCCGCTCTGCCTTCTGGTGAGCATAGTATGGTCTGCAGTGCAAGTACTTTTGAATCTTCTCGCCAGATGGACGAGGAGGAAATGACAACATTTTCATGTGCAGCGGATAATCTTTCAAAGCTCCAAGAGGAAAGCACAGATTTGGCCTTACCTGGGCCGTCACTTCTTAGTGAAGAGGTTATATTTGAAGAAATGTGTGAAGTACCACTGGAAAGCTGTCAGGAGGTTGTGTATCTTGAGGAAGGGAACCTATTGAACAGTACACAGCTATCTTGCCAAGCAGATGGGACTCCTTTTCAACAACCTACAGAGATGGAAACATGCTTCACATGTGAGAGTGAGTTCTCTGATGAAAGCAGTGATGGGCTTGCAGTTGACAATTTGGGTAGTGCTGAAATGGAAGAGCAAGAGATGCTGGAGGTTCTTATCCAGAATGAGATGAATGAAGACGTGTGTGTCGTAATATCAGAGGATGGGGAGCTGTACAAAGAGCTGCTGTCCTTCTGCAAAGAGACCCCACACCAGGACACGTCTGTTAAAGAGGAGGTGGACCAGTTCACCCTTGATTGTGATCCTTCGCAAGATTTGCAGTATTCACAGGAGATGGATCAAGAATTGCTACCATCTTTTGATACGGCCTCCCTGTTTGAACATAGCAGTGACACTTCTAGAAAGGTGGAATCCATTTTAGAACACAAGTTACCTTTTCAGCATGAACATCCAGATGGGAGTGTCAATTCTGAAGAAGAGATTTGTCAAACGTTTGCGGATTCAGAGTGTGATAGGCTGGTTATGCCTGTTCAAAATGCTTGTTCATTAGAAGAGCCCATTATTTTGTCTCCAACTATGGAAAAgagctctgcctccactgaagatAAGATGGATATAGTGCTTGGTGACAAAGGTTATGTTGGAAGTGTCAACTGCAGCATGGAACAGTTAACAGTCTCTGGGGTGGCTTTTGAGCACTTAAAGATGGGTGTGGAAGAAGTGGAAAAGCACACTGTTGTTGAGGAAAACCACCAATCCTCAGAAGTGTGTTCTGTCTCCTGTAGTGAAAGAGAGGCAGCTTTAAGAGGAGCTGAGCTGGTTCAGGATTTAGTGTTTTCTGATGGTATATGTCAAGCAGTTCCGGATGATGCCTCTAGCTCTAATTCTGTTGTGCCTTCCAGGGAAAGTGTGCAGCAGCATTCAGGATGTTTAGAAAGGTCTGCTGCGTTTTTAGAGTCTGTGTCTGAAACACCTGCATCGGGCCACAACCTTTCTGATGATCCAAGATTGGCTGAAGCAACTTTATGTGAATCAGGTACTGCTTTGCCACAAACATTCCCAGATACACATTTGAAACTGCCATGTAAAATGGACTGTGGTTCAATGCCAAAGTACTGTCCATCAGTTTTTGACCCTTTACAGAATGCACGGTTTTTCTCCCCATTGAAGCACCCCAAACTGCTGCCACCATCCACTGGGGATGTTAAACATAAACAAACCCGGGGCCAAATAAGGAAAAAGTGTCCTGTGGAGCTCAGAGTGCAACCAAAAAGAAGGTGCAAGGCTGGAATGCAAGCTGTAGATCCATTAAAAGATCTTCAGAGGCTGAACAATGTGAAAACTGCAGGCTTTACAAGGGGTCCTTTTGAAAACCTGCCTCAATTATATCCAAgcaaaacaaaaagcactttcAAGGCAAGGACTGTTTTTAATGCAAAACCATCAATGTCATTAGAGCAGACTGTTTCTTCTTTCCAGAACACAGGATCCATCTCACAACTGACCTGTCTAACTGTGTTCAGTAAACAGAGGTGTAGAACTCTTAAGGAGCCCCTGCTAATGAGACTGTCCAAGGTAGCTAGCAGTCTAGTCCCTGTAGATGGCCCTAAACATGTTGCTAGGCTCTGTAGATGGTCATCAAAGGCTGCTCCTTACAAGGGCGTCAGAAGCCTTAACTGCAGAGCAGCTGATCTATTGCCTTGCTCAAGCAAGGAGTTACAACAATACTGGGACAATCAATTTTGTCAGGTGACCCCTTTTTTACGTAGAAGTTCTCGAAGCCTCAAGATGAGGCATTCTCTAGTTAGCAACACGTCTGACTTCTCACAGATGTCCTTGTCTAAGCCTGGTCTTTGGAAGCCTGCAGGGGCCTTCACAACTCCTGTTTTCCCCTTTTCATTGCATTTCAAGGTAGAATGTTTGTCCTCGTTGTTGTCCTTTGAAGCTGTCCCTCTGCAGGAAAAGTCCTTGATGCTTAAAGATGGGACATCCCGGTCGCCTTCCCTATCATCATCTTCAGAGTGGACCATTTCTGTTCTTATCCCTGACATTAATGCAGTCTTCTGCTCTGGAGATGTTCCTGCATCAAAGAGAACACTCTCTCCAGTTTCGTTTACATACGTAGAAAGCAGTGAAGTGGAAAAGGAGAAACTCAGCTGTGTTATACCTACAAGAACTCAGTGGACAAGTAATTCACCATTCTCCAGATTTGGACTACATACCATTCTAGCTCTGTTTTCTCCTGCATGTTATCGTATTTGGACTAGGCAGCGGTGTGTGGGGAGCCAACAACTGGCTCTACAAAAACACTCCTTCCCTCGTTTTGAGGAGAGGACCAGAGCATTTGCTCCAAGGGCCCATTCCCATCAGAGTCCAGTTCTCCCTTTGCGCAGCGCATTGGCCAGGATCATAGCTGCCTGGAGTAGTCGACCACTAAGATCTTCCCCAGCTGAATCCTCCATTGTGATTAGTCTAGATCCTGACTACAG CTATGCAAGTCTCTCTCCTGAAATGTTTGGAGCAAAAATGCAAAGAGAAGTTCTTCCTGCTAAATGTGGTTTCACCAG TCTGGTTCAGAACGTGGACTCCACTTACCAGAGTGAGTCATGTCTCACACAGTTACTGCCTCTGCCAGACCCTCTGGCTACCTCCATCTTTGCTCTCCCTGGCAAGACTGACAAGTTGACTTTACCTTCAGCCCTACCTGCGACATCCAACCTGCCTTTTCTTTGCATTGAATGTTCCACTACTGACCCTCAAGACTGCATCTCAGCAGTATTTCCTACTCCTGTGGCCGTTTCTGATTTGGAGTCTTGTGCCTGTGAGCAACAGGAAGAG GAGAGGCCTCTTGACAAGACACTTGGCAATCAGGGTGGGCAAAAAACAAGAGTTTCCCAAATCCGTATTCGAAGAGCCATCCCTAAACCGGATAACAGCTTAACCCCTATGGGGCTTCCAAAACCAAAGAG attaaagaaaaaggaattCAGTTTAGAGGAAATCTACACAAACAAAAACTACAAGTCCCCACCATCCAATAG GAGTCTTGAAACAATCTTTGAAGAACCAAAAGAGAAAAATGGTATCTTGGTTTGCATTGGTCAGCAGAAACGGAAGAGAGTCCTTGACTTCCAAGACTTCACAGTTCCCCGAAAGCGACGGAATCGGGCTGGAGTCAAACTGAAAATGAATCGGACACGAGGCCGCAAAGCATCCAGCCAGGGAGATGCAGAGCTAGACTTGCTTCTCATTGAAAAGCTGGGTGAGCTGGAACACTACTTAGCAAAAGAGGGTGTGGAAATCTGA